CATTCTCTTGTAGAAATCCATACtgccaaattcttctcttaaaCCTATGTAAGTTCAGAATAACCTCACATGAGTGTAACCACGAACAATTTGGCCCATGGTCTTATCACTACTTAGCAATCCCCTCAAATCAGCAATATTTCCTGTTGCGATGAGTAACTCTTATCTGAGGCGCTCTGTCAGCAAAGATAATGAACTGGTGTTGCTTCTGATCCTGCTGTGCATTGCAGTGCTAACTCTGGTGCTTGGATGTTACTATTCTGTAGTGCTAATCACACTGTTGGGAGTACCTTGTCAAAAGACTGATAGACTGGCATTTTCACTTCTCCATTTGACTACTTCCCCCTTTTTCATGGTGATCTCACTGAGATCTTGGACAGCACTGGGGTCTACCAAACAATTTATATGGGATCTTGTTTCCATTTATGCCCCTTTAAGGGAATTCTAATATTGAAGTCTGAGTTGTGAATGAATAAAAAGGCTCCCTAACAGGGAGATATACTATGGCTGTGCACTATTGGCTAAGTGTGTTGTATGTTTTAGGGGTGGTAggaaccttcctctgaagcactcaCTGGGCGTTATCCACGGTCAGTGGTCAGGTACCAGGCTTGATGAATCAATGGTCTTAAGACCTGatactccctcccacccacccaggtATTGAATAccacaactctcactgaagttacTGGGAGCTGAGAATGCTCAGTGCTTGTAGAAACCAAGGCTTAATTCTTCGATAAAATTGTCTTTGcaagaatagaaagcagaaaCCTATAAGGGTTTGATGGCTTTCGTGATGTCagtagttctgctgaaaaggatctgtgggttatagtggatcacaaactgaatgagtcaacagtgtgatgcagttgcaaaaaaggctaatatcatttggAGGTGTATTAGCTGGAGTGTTGAATGTAATTGTCCAACTCTTCTTGGCATTGGTTAGGCTTCAACTGGAATACCTGTTCACTTCTGGATACCATACTTTAAGAAATATGTGaacagattggagagagtccagagaagaacaacaaaaaggataaaaagtttagaaaatctgacctatgaggaaaagttaaaaatacTGGGCatctttagtcttgagaaaagagactgaggggacctgataagttttcaaatatgttaagggttgttctaaagaggacagtgatcattTGTTCTCCACGACCACTGAAGGCAAGACAAGAATAATGGGCTTGATCAAGAGCAAGGGAGATTTTagattaggaaaaaatttctgaTTATAAGGGTAGTTagttctggaataagcttcccACAGAGGTTGTGTAATCCCTATCATTAGaggtttgtaagaacaggttggacaaacacctgtcagagatgaaTGTCTAGGTTGACTTGATCCTGcttcagcacagagggctggacttgatgacttcttgaggtcccttccagtcctacatttctgattTTGAGGGCGAGCATTGCCTTGTGTTTGATATTTTACATTGCTTTCTTCCTTCTAATCTTTATCTAGCTGTTCTGAGAGCCAATATATATGTTTGAGTAGCCAGTGACTCTAGTGCATGACCTATCTTGCTAACATTGTTATATTTTCCTCCATCAGGAGTTCTCAGAACTGGAGAAGAGAGATCCACAGGAGCTAGTTGGTAAGTTGACATAATGCTATAGATCTTAAAATATACATGCAAACCATCTGCTTCTCTCTCCACTAATGAAGATCTTGGATCCCTTCTGTTCATGCAGTTTTTAATTGGCTTATCCTCTGTGCTCATTTTCATCTCAGTGGAATATTTTCAGTGACTTAATCTACTGGGCTAATGTTTGTTTGGCTTGAACTTCGGACGGGAGGCAGTCATGCCCAAAAtgtgtgcaaatatttttatatgCAACTCCAATATAGGGGAAATACaaaaaggtctttttttttttattcatctcGAAAATAAAAACTAGTAATGATTTTGTCCAGGCAGCCTCTTTCAGAACCCTCATATaataggggaaggggagggacttAAGAAAATTGTTACTGAAAATAGCCTCATCAACACTACTGCtagttttattttctatttaaagtATGGATGTATTGTAACACATGGGTTCCGTTTGTTGCCATTGTGCTACAGAAGGAATCCCTAGACTGTGTAGCCTAAGTCAACATTGCAAAACTGGCATGGAAACTTACCAACCTAAATACAAAATCTGTTCCATCTTTGTCATGAGCAGCAGGATGGTGGGGCAGAATCTGATCTCTTTCTTGCCTATGAAACAGTTACCCTCGACAAATAGAATTCTGCAAAAGGTCTAGCCCTACCTGCTTAAAGAACCACTTTTGTACCTGCAATTGCTACTACACCTTCACTGTGGCTAACCATAGTGAGTTTGCTTATGATTATAGTTAGTAAAATGGTAAATTGAAGAAGGTGGTGGACGGAGTTCTTTGCTGTGAATGTTACCCTGTTATGTCAGTGtgtatatctgacctatcagtcctcatcctcaaaggaaacctgcacaccactttcaaaagatgtgcctggaagcttaaatacataactttgctagacactaaaagtgatggactgaacagagagacTGAATATATGGCTTATTACAAAATCTGTAAACCACTAACACTCCCCAGTTGCtcgcctccctcccccgccttccATTCCtgcctatgactggaggggtgttaacaagCCATtttatcttgaatggtcccttgaaatatgtattaattgcttatgctaaacaatctgttccaccttatatatagctgtgacactctgagactatggccttgtctacaccaccaagttttgtcaacaaaagtgatGTTGACATCCAAAAGCCAACATAATAAAAATCGGAATCTCACGTTCACTTTGTTCCCTCTGtcagcagagtgcgtccacagtggGGGCACTATCCTCGATAGTGTGAGCAATtgactgtgggtacctatcccagaCTCCAGCTTGACACCTTCTGTCGCCaggtgttgtgggaaggtggagtggaTTGCGGCGTACCTTGGGACTGGGCTTAAtgtcccgtgatgcattgctttctgtcccagcactcCATGGGCTTCTGGCTTTCTTTCACAGCATTTTTTGCAACAGCCCTCCTTTGCTGTGCACCTTGACATCTTTGGGAGAAGATGCTGCACTGCTCTCTTATGCTCTGTTAACTGTCACAAAGACATCgcagatggcagtgcagttaatcgtgaagttcctaactgaagaagactcGCAGGCGCCTGACATGTTGCATGATATGGATAGAAGCAattttagattgcttttggcattcacagaacagctgcataGGGTAGATCGTCGCTTTTGGGGTTGGGAAACAAGTACTGAACAATGGGATCTTATCATGCAGTGTGGAAGAAGAGCAGTAGCTACAGAACTTTtagatgcagaaagccaccttcctaaAACTGCCCTATTGGTAGAGAAGCGTGTggcaatcgctgtgtggaagctggtgactccagACTATCGGTCGGTtgcgaatcaatttggagtggggaagtcaaccACTGGGACTGTGTTAATGCAAATGTGCaagggaaatgtgcatgaaatagtggataGCTTTgtagaaatgggtttccctaactgtggaggggcaatagatggcatgcacattccaattttggcatCAGATCACCTTGCGACAAAGTATATCAATAgcatcaataggaaggggtacttctccatagtgttgcaggcgcttgtggatcactgtgggtgtttcactgacatcagcgcaaggtggtctggaaaggtgcatgactcacacatcttcaggaacattggcctgtacagaaagctacaagcaatttgcaaattgggtacaactaacttaggcttgaatagagactgggagtggttaagttagttgtacccaatttgcaaatgaattccaattcaacagtctctcgctggagtctggatttgaagtttttttgttgtaatatcgcaactttcatgtctgtaatcgcgtgaccagagagattgaagcgttctccgactggtttatgaatgttataattcttgacatctgatttgtgtccatttattcttttacgtagagactgtccagtttgaccaatgtacatggcagaggggcattgctggcacgtggtggcatatatcacattggtggatgtgcaggtgaacgagcctctgatagtttgGCTGATGTTAtcaggtcctgtgatggtgtcccctgaatagatatgtgagcacagttggcaacgggctttgttgcaaggataggttcctgggttagtggttctgttgtgtggtatatggttgctggtgagtatttgcttcaggataggttgtagatctacaacctatcctgaaggataacccaacactctcacaaatcttgggagacaggccagtccttgcctacagacagccccccaacctgaagcaaattacagacgcgattacagacatgaaagttgtgatattacaacaaaaaaacttcaaatccagactccagtgagagactgttgaattggaattaatttgcaaactggatacaattaacttaggcttgaatagagactgggagtggctaagtcattatgcaaggtaacctatttccccttgtttcccccccccccgagccgttcttgttaaaccctggatttgtgctggaaatggcccaccttgattatcatacacattgtaaggagagtgatcactttagataagctattaccagcaggagagtggggtggggggaggtattttttcatgctttgtgtgtataaaaagatcttctacactttccacagtatgcatccgatgaagtgagctgtagctcacaaaagcttatgctcagataaattggttagtctctaagccctggtctacactaggactttagatcgaatttagcagcgttaaatcgatttaaacctgcacccgtccacacaatgaagccctttatttcgacttaaagggctcttaaaatcgatttccttactccacccctgacaagtggattagcgcttaaatcgaccttgccggctcgaatttggggtactgtggacacaattcgatggtattggcctccgggagctatcccagagtgctccattctgaccgctctggacagcgctctcaactcagatgcactggccaggtagacaggaaaagaaccgcgaacttttgaatctcatttcctgtttggccagcgtggcaagctgcaggtgaccatgcagagctcatcagcagaggtgaccatgatggagtcccagaatcgcaaaagagctccagcatggactgaacgggaggtacgggatctgatcgctgtttggggagaggaatccgtgctatcagaactccgttccagttttcgaaatgccaaaacctttctgaaaatctcccagggcatgaaggacagaggccataacagggacccgaagcagtgccgcgtgaaactgaaggagctgaggcaagcctaccagaaaaccagagaggcgaacggccgctctgggtcagagccccaaacatgccgcttctatgatgagctgcatgccattttagggggttcagccaccactaccccagccgtgttgtttgactccttcaatggagatggaggcaatacagaagtaggttttggggacgaagaagatgatgaggaggaggttgtagatagctcacagcaagcaagcggagaaaccggttttcccgacagccaggaactgtttctcaccctagacctggagccagtaccccccgaacccacccaaggctgcctcctggactcagcaggcggagaagggacctctggtgagtgtaccttttaaaatgctatacatggtttaaaagcaagcatgtgaaaggattactttgccctggcatttgcggttctgcctttgcaaaaggtttctggggagggcagccttatttcgtccttcatggtaggacactttaccactccaggccagcaacacgtactggggaatcactgtagaacaaagcattgcagtgtatgtttgctggcattcaaccaaaatccgttcacgcggtgggaggaggcaaaatgcgaccttgtaacgaaagcacatgtgctatgtatgtaatgttaactttcaaggtttaccctgaaagagtgtagccactgttttataaaatgtgtctttttaaataccgctgtccctttttttttctccaccagctgcatgtgtttcaatgatcacaggatcttctccttcccagaggctagtgaagcttagaaagaaaaaaaaacgcactcgcgatgaaatgttctccgagctcatgctgtcctcccacactgacagagcacagacgaatgcgtggaggcaaataatgtcagagtgcaggaaagcacaaaatgaccgggaggagaggtggagggctgaagagagtaagtggcgggctgaagagagtaagtggcgggctgaagacagggctgaagctcaaaggtggcggcagcgtgatgagaggaggcaggattcaatgctgaggctgctgcaggaccaaaccagtatgctccagtgtatggttgagctgcagcaaaggcagctggagcacagactgccactgcagcccctctgtaaccaaccgccctcctccccaagttccatagcctccacacccagacgcccaagaacacggtggggaggcctccggccaaccagccactcccccacagaggattgcccaaaaaaaagaaggctgtcattcaataaattttaaagttgtaaacttttaaagtgctgtgcttaaagtgctgtgtggcattttccttccctcctccaccacccctcctgggataccttggtagtcatccccctgtttgtgtgatgaatgaataacgaatgcatgactgtgaagcagcaatgactttattggctctgcaagcaatgattaaagggaggaggggagggtggttagcttacagggaagtagagtgaaccaaggggcgggggggttcatcaaggagaaacaaacagaacttttacaccgtagcctggccagtcatgaaactgtttttcaaagcttctctgatgcgtaccgcgccctcctgtgctcttctaaccgccctggtgtctggctgcgcgtaaccagcagccaggcgatttgcctcaacctcccaccccgccataaacgtctcccccttactctcacagatattgtggagcacacagcaagcagtaataacagtgggaatattggtttcgctgaggtctaagcgagtcaataaactgcgccagcgcgcctttaaacgtccaaatgcacattctaccaccattctgcacttgctcagcctgtagttgaacagctcctgaccactgtccaggctgcctgtgtacggcttcatgagccatggcattaaggggtaggctgggtccccaaggatacatataggcatttcaacatccccaacagttattttctggtctgggaataaagtcccttcctgcagcttttgaaacagaccagagttcctgaagatgcgagcatcatgcacctttcccggccatcccacgttgatgttggtgaaacgtcccttgtgatccaccagagcttgcagcactattgaaaagtaccccttgcggtttatgtactcggcggcttggtgctccggtgccaagatagggatatgggttccatctatagccccaccacagttagggaatcccattgcagcaaagccatccactatgacctgcacatttcccagggtcactacccttgatatcagcagatctttgattgcgtgggctacttgcatcacagcagcccccacagtagatttgcccactccaaattgattcccaactgaccggtagctgtctggcgttgcaagcttccacagggctatcgccactcgcttctcaactgtgagggctgctctcatcttggtattcatgcgcttcaggacaggggaaagcaagtcacaaagttccatgaaagtgcccttacgcatgcgaaagtttcgtagccactgggaatcgtcccagacctgcaacactatgcggtcccaccagtctgtgcttgtttcccgagcccagaatcggcgttccacagcatgaacctgccccattagcaccatgatgcatgcattggcagggcccatgctttcagagaaatctgtgtccatgtcctgatcactcacgggaccgcgctgacgtcgcctcctcgcccggtatcgcgttgccaggttctggtgctgcatatactgctgaataatgcgtgtggtggttaatgtgctcctaattgccaaagtgagctgagcgggctccatgcttgccgtggtatggcgtccgcacagaaaaaaggcgcggaacgattgtctgccgttgctctgacggagggaggggcgactgacgacacggcttacagggttggcttcagggagctaaaatcaacaaagggggtgcctgtacatcaaggagtatttcaggcaggactgcacggagggttccaataagaaatggtgcacctaagttatcgttgttattggaacaaggaggttagcctggcctctgattgatacatggctagatttacctcgctgcaccttctctgtgagtgactgcagtgtgacctagaggaatgagtcccctagacaggggaggaggcaaatgagtacaaaacaaatctggtctatttcttgttttgacccactccatctatcttttacatctttggctggcagcagacggtgcagaaggactgcatgccatccacatctcatggctgcttggcagaagatggtacagtacgcctgctagccatccccatctcttgcctgcctggcagaagatggtgcaatacgactgctagcaatcctcatctcttgcctgcctggcagaagatggtacagtacgactgctagcagtccgtatcgcctgcctgctcaccataagatggttcaataggactgactgcaggactaaagagaatgacctggtcaagtcactccaaatttagtccctgcgcccatgtctgcccaggcgctcccagccgacgcggccaggagcacctcggacacgatgaggacgactaccagtcgtattgcaccgtctgctgccagaaggcaaggggttgctgctactgtgcagcaaagccgtaccgcgtctgccagcacccaggagacatagggtgacggttacctgagcgggctccatgcttgctgtggtatggcgtctgcacaggtaactcaggaaaaaaggcgcgaaatgattgtctgcccttgctttcacggagggagggagggaacgggggcctgacgacacgtacccagaaccacccgcgacaatgttttagccccatcagagcgctccattgtgactgctctggacagcactctcagatgcccgattgtttgccattgctctgacgctgggaggggcgcttacagggttggcttcagggagctaaaatcaacaaagggggtggctttacatcaaggagtatttcaggcaggacttcacagagggttccaataagaaatggtgcacctaagttattgtccttattggagcaagaaggttagcctggcctctgattgatacatggctagatttacctcgctgcaccttgactgcagtgtgatctagaagaatgagtcccctagacaggggaggggggggaagcaaatgagtacaaaacaaatctggtctatttcttgttttgacccactccatctatcttttacatctttggctggcagcagacggactgcatgccatccacatctcatgactgctcggcagaagatggtacagcacgactgctagcagtccgtatcgcctgcccgctcaccataagacggttcaataggactgactgcaggactaaagagaatgacctggtcaagtcactccaaatttagtccctgtgcccatgtctgcccaggcgctcctgatcgacctcacagaggcgaccaggagcacctcagacatgacgatgacggctaccagtcgtactgtaccgtctgctgccacaaggcaaggggttgctgctactgtgtagcaatgccgtaccgcgtctgccagcacccaggagacatagggtgacggttacctgagcgggctccatgcttgccatggtatggcgtctgcacaggtaactcaggaaaaaaggcgcgaaatgattgtctgcccttgctttcacggggggagggagggaacgggaggctgacgatatgtacccagaaccacccgcgacaatgttttagccccatcaggcattgggatctcaacccagaattccaatgggcagcggagactgcgggaactgtgggatagctacccacagtgcaacgctccggaagtcgacgcttgcctcggtactgtggaagcgctccgccgagttaatgcacttaatgcacttagagcatttactgtggggacacacacactcgaatttataaaaccgatttctaaaaaaccgacttctataaattcgaccttattccgtagtgtagacataccctaaggtgccacaagtactccttttctttttgtgaatacagagtaacacggctgttactctgaaaccagggaagggcagactttcacagctgtgtataggtccagctatcattgtgaAAGTTGTCCGAGGGGGTGGAGTGAATGGGAAAACGAGAAGTCCCGGAAAGTGGAAAGGACTGTGCAGGCAGAGtttggagagtgggggagagcatgGGAAAAAGTTCTGAATATACTGCAGGGGAGGGTGAGCACAGGTGTGCTCAGTCTGCAGaattattaaggacttcagcatttGCATTTGCTCCTCCATTACTTTAATCATCCACTCAGTTGCATCCTTAACAAACTCCTGATTCTTTCTTCTGTCCTGCTGTTCAGCTTCCCAGCACTCCttgtgttcccttttctctgcattggagcAGTGCAGTACCTCCctgaacatgtcttctttgctg
This genomic interval from Caretta caretta isolate rCarCar2 chromosome 14, rCarCar1.hap1, whole genome shotgun sequence contains the following:
- the LOC142069017 gene encoding uncharacterized protein LOC142069017, with protein sequence MQSSSAEVTMMESQNRKRAPAWTEREVRDLIAVWGEESVLSELRSSFRNAKTFLKISQGMKDRGHNRDPKQCRVKLKELRQAYQKTREANGRSGSEPQTCRFYDELHAILGGSATTTPAVLFDSFNGDGGNTEVGFGDEEDDEEEVVDSSQQASGETGFPDSQELFLTLDLEPVPPEPTQGCLLDSAGGEGTSAACVSMITGSSPSQRLVKLRKKKKRTRDEMFSELMLSSHTDRAQTNAWRQIMSECRKAQNDREERWRAEESKWRAEESKWRAEDRAEAQRWRQRDERRQDSMLRLLQDQTSMLQCMVELQQRQLEHRLPLQPLCNQPPSSPSSIASTPRRPRTRWGGLRPTSHSPTEDCPKKRRLSFNKF